From the genome of Gemmatimonas phototrophica, one region includes:
- a CDS encoding MBL fold metallo-hydrolase — MLAALLLASCRFLQTGDPADLHPTAPGAIQVVGNCTPTCTDSVDVVAMGVAGFLVVPWRDTTQLVLTAPLFSNPSVPWMMFGDLFFGTQPDTATITRRLQAMPAANADRLSRVAAVVVGHGHYDHLMDIPPLVSRLPNARVYGSETVANLLAPVSALRTRRVIVDSTAGRDANRPGTSYAVGSAVRLRAIQWAHAPNIGTITISPGHQRTPRRTLPRTVHGWKMGAVYGYVIDILAADSSVAFRLVFHDAAANADVQRRTGEVIATMPPAHQTIAMITAANFDQPAKYPDILLAHLAPVHVILGHWDDFFRSSDAAERVVRGIRASELVARLAPFVGNRWTAPRAGAITRFRW, encoded by the coding sequence ATGCTGGCCGCGCTCCTGTTGGCATCCTGCCGCTTCCTGCAAACGGGTGATCCCGCAGATCTGCATCCAACCGCACCGGGGGCCATTCAGGTGGTGGGCAATTGCACACCAACCTGCACGGACTCGGTCGATGTGGTCGCCATGGGGGTCGCCGGGTTTCTGGTGGTACCATGGCGCGATACCACGCAGCTGGTGCTCACGGCCCCCCTCTTCAGCAATCCCTCGGTGCCGTGGATGATGTTCGGGGATCTGTTCTTCGGCACACAACCAGATACCGCCACCATCACGCGCCGGCTGCAGGCGATGCCCGCCGCCAACGCCGACCGGCTGTCGCGGGTGGCAGCAGTTGTGGTGGGGCATGGTCACTACGACCATCTCATGGACATCCCACCGCTCGTGTCGCGATTGCCAAACGCCCGCGTGTACGGCAGCGAAACGGTGGCCAATCTGCTGGCGCCGGTATCTGCGCTTCGCACTCGGCGAGTCATCGTGGACAGCACGGCTGGGCGTGATGCCAACCGCCCGGGCACGTCGTATGCCGTGGGCTCCGCCGTCCGCCTCCGCGCCATCCAATGGGCGCACGCACCAAACATCGGCACGATCACCATTTCGCCCGGCCATCAGCGCACGCCGCGACGCACGCTCCCGCGGACCGTGCATGGCTGGAAGATGGGCGCCGTGTATGGCTACGTGATCGATATTCTCGCGGCGGACAGCAGCGTGGCCTTTCGCCTGGTGTTTCATGACGCCGCCGCCAATGCCGATGTTCAGCGCCGCACCGGCGAGGTGATCGCCACCATGCCACCGGCTCATCAGACAATCGCAATGATTACCGCGGCCAATTTTGATCAGCCGGCGAAGTACCCCGATATTCTGCTCGCGCATCTCGCCCCGGTACACGTGATCCTCGGACACTGGGACGACTTCTTTCGCTCGTCGGACGCTGCAGAACGGGTCGTGCGGGGTATTCGCGCCTCTGAATTGGTGGCGCGACTGGCGCCGTTTGTCGGAAATCGGTGGACGGCCCCACGAGCCGGTGCCATCACGCGCTTTCGCTGGTAG